The following nucleotide sequence is from Vitis vinifera cultivar Pinot Noir 40024 chromosome 14, ASM3070453v1.
CGCTTCTTAATATAAGTTACTGTCCTCCATCGGAGATTGATCTTTCACATGGGAAAAAGTTGGTAAGGATACATTTCATCCCACATTTTTTCTTTCACCAAGTAGTTAAGAATGATATTGTTACTCCACTTGAAATCTATCAACTTATGGGGGTCTTCTCATCTCTAGATTGTTGTTGTCTACAATTCTCTTGGATGGAAGAGAGATGATGTAATTCGAATTCCTGTGAGTACTTCTACTCTGGTTTTAgtgttttatattttgaaaagcGCTGTGCTATAATGCTTAAGGTATCTGTTACTTCTtttcaataaatcaaatatgcATACCAGTCTTACTGTATATGCTATAGGAGTTATGCTGCTGCATATTAATCATGACTTGGATGTCCAATGTAGTCACAATTAAGTAAACTGTGTGATAACCTGGCATCCTGCACCGCCAGTTCTGAACCTACTGGATGACCTTATATGGCTTTATGGGTTAGAAAAGGTACATAGATGGACAATTTGAGTTATTAGACAATTGTAAATGGATGTCATGATCGTTGTTCCACAATGGAACAGGTGTCTAGAAGTACTTCTCCACGTTCTGTTAAAAAGGGTAGTGCTTCTCCACTTAATAGTTAATCTATCCCAGCTTCTCCACTTAATGGTTAATCTATCCCACTCTGATAATTCTATAGGCATGGCATTCTTAACGGAGGACCAGCAGTCACTTTGGTGGGGCCTGTCATATATTTATGGACCTAGCTATGTTGCAGATGGTCTAGAAATTATTCTGCTTTTGGTTCTAATATGGATTATATACTCCAAAATCACATTGTAGATATAAAAATCTTATGCACCACAAATGCCTTAACCCCTCTCTCAACACCCCCCCTTCCTGCAaccaaggaggaaaatgtcaagatatatcggagatatatcgttgatatatcgtgtatcggaAGGTTTCGACACGATAAATCATGGTGATATATCAGAGAGAAGAAATTTCGGTAAATATCACcaaaaaatcgccgatatatcggtgATATATCAGTTGGAGGCGataaatcgccgatttttttcattaatctgTTGTCACAAAAAGAAATCGCCGatatttcttcaatttattGCCGATTTTTCGGCGATATTTCTGCAAAAAGAAAACGCCCTGCTCTGCCCAGACTACCTGCCCCTCTGCCCAGGCTCCCTTTCCCCAGCCAATCTCCTGCTCAGGTTCCATTCCCCACTTTGCCTATATATGAGACCTCCACGATTCCACCTGCCCCTCTGCCCAGGCCTATCAGTCTGCCCAAGCTCCCCTTCCCCAGCCAGTCTCTTACCCGGGCTCCATTCCCCACCTTGCCCATATATAAGACCTCCATTCCCCTTTGTTAATTTTAACCaaatgtgtgtatatatatatatatatatatatatatattaaaagtaagcacaaaagaatatttttgaaaacaaattaattataattattttataattattataaaaaaaatataaaaattatcatcataattttttttcataatattattaatagattaattaaatattaaaaaattatagatatattatcgtttattttatatcatttaatataattaaattaaatgaatcataaatttaatattaaatatattttaaaattatatatattataattaaatattataatattattataaaataatatttgatgtaatttaataataaatgtacacttataaaattcatatttttatcgatgcatacgatattattatcaaatacgataaatcatattatacatataacaaattatttaataaaacaacttaaaaatatcattatacttttaattatatttttatgaagtttttcttatatttttataaattttgatcaattttaggcttatcaatatttttttccaaaatatctgtcgatatatccgtaaaattgaagtaccgatatatccgtaattaacgatattttcatccttgcctACAACCAAACTTGGCCTGTCTGCATTCATGTGCACCTGATATAATTTCTATGGGACCTGGAGTTTATGTATTTTATGAACAAGATCCATTTCTAGAAATATTTCTAACATGTAGTTAAATAGTTTCAATTTGTTTATGTCTCTACTTATGGGATCAATTTTTCTGTAGGTCATCAATGAGGATGTTACTGTTCATGATTCTAATGGGAAAATGATCGAATCACAGATTCTTCCTCTAGTTAATGCCCATGTGGGCATGAGAAACTACTATGTTAAGGCATACTTGGGTAAAACCCCAAGTGAGGCACCTAAGTATTGGCTTGCATTTTCAGCATCTGTGCCACCTCTTGGTTTCAGCACTTATACCATCTCAAGGGCTGAAAGAACAGGTTTTTGTGAAGTTGCAAATTTGCAGTCACTTTTGAGAATATACTTGCCATGCAGAACAAACAAAGAAACCACTACAGGTTCTTGACATGAATTTGTATAAcctatttttttcactttttgttGCAGCTTCTACTTTGACCACATCATCTGTATTTACACCTCGAGCAATGGAAACCTCTACTGTTGAAGTTGGTCAAGGGAATTTAAGGCTTACTTTTTCAGCAGATGTAGGAAAAATGACACATTATACTAATAGTAGAAGCTTGGTATGCAATGTACAAGCACTTCATAAGTACTGTTTTATTGAGACTTTCACTTTCCTTCTCCATGAATTTCTTTCAGTGCAATCTGTGTTTTTCTATCCTCaattagaaatgattttgttaGTTTTGTCATTCTGCTCAATGCATTATCTGTAGAAATCTTGTTTTCCATTCTTTTCCACTGGATTACAccttcaataaaaatcataataatgataatagtaaATACAGGAAGTACTCTCATGCAATTTTTACCTTTCTAGGTCAAAGAACCTGTCCAACTGTCATACAGTTTTTACACTGGAAATGATGGAAGTGATAAAGATCCTCaggtaaatatttttaaatagatatttCTCTTGTGCCCCCTTTATCCTCTATATTCTGAATATGTTTGCActgaattcaaaattatcacAAAAGTCTCCTTCCAACTTAGCTTCTTCTGAAGTTTGCATTCTTTCTTGAAGGCCTCTGGAGCATATATCTTCCGTCCTAATCGTACATTTGTTATAAAGCCTGAAGAAGAGGTGCATAATAATGTTTTCCAAGTACTTATGCCCCATACAAACATGTATCAtggtaatttttaattaatagcTGCTTCTAAAAGTTGCAGAGTCCTTTGACTGTTATGCGTGGACCGCTACTGGATGAAGTACATCAGCGGATTAATCCATGGATATATCAGGTGCTTTGCTTTGTCTCAACGTTGCCTTCTGTGCGTTGTTTTTTTCCACTTTTCAGCACTAGAACTTAATTGTCAGAGTACATGGAGATTATATGATGGGTTAACAATGTGAAGGTCACTTCCTGAGTGAAACGTAAGCATGgcattttggaaaaaaaaatgatggaccTATGGCACTAGATGCTTACAATTCAATCAGTAGGTTCTGAGttgtaattaataattatatttgatacatGAGATATAGTTTTGGTGATTGGACTACAATGGATTATTCAGCTAATTTAGCCATGGGGACCTTGCTCAGGAATTTTTGGAAGCTATTCCGTACTCATGTGATATGCTAGAAAATGATTCTTCGTACATGTTGAAATATGCATGTAAATTACTGTGTATACTGTTTTTGCTTGAAACTCATCAAATGTGGCAGGTCCCTTGAAAGTACAGAAGATTTTGTTTAACCAATCTGAGAATTAGAAAGTTGTAACTAACATCGACCATTCTTGTCAGTAAAACTTCCAAGGGATGGGCATAGGGATGACAAGTTGAGGGTCAGATGTAAAGTCACGTTCTCACTGTGgggcattttttttcctttttaatcctAATTAAAAGTTATAATACATGGCAGGGTGGGATTTAAGATACTTTGGTTTTATGATTACTAGAGATTCTGTGTTTGCTTTTGTCAGTAACATTGTGATGCACACATGTGCAGGTCACCAGACTTTACAAGGGCAAGGAGCATGCTGAAGTCGAGTTTGCAGTAATCTTACTTACTGGCTTCTTCTACATTtatctattctaaaaaatttattcttggGCAGTAgagaatttagattttttttttctctttttgtttacCATGGTGGTGAATGGTTAAAATGGGGTCAACATTGACATACTGTACCCTCATCCATGCATTGACGGTGTCTTCGGTATCAGGTTGGACCTATACCTATAGATGATGGAATTGGGAAAGAAGTTGCAACTCAAATTACAACTACGATGGCAACCAACAAAACATTCTATACAGATTCCAATGGACGGGATTTTATCAAAAGGGTATGTTGTATGCTTGCCATTACCACTAAATATAGTCATTGCTTTTCTTTGTTatcagaaaaaaatatattttttgaaacatgaatCAAATTAAGAAGGATGAGAAGTTCTTCGAGTGTAGTGACAATGCAACTAAAAAATGAACCATAAGCCaatatatttagttttgttATCCTTTTGACCTCAGAAGAATTGTTGGGTGGGAATCCTAATAAGTTATTTTCTGTGTCTTCACATTGCCAGAAACAAGGATTGATGTTCCTCAACTTTGACAATTTGTTTTCAGTTGCTCAGAGCACATGGCATAGAGAAATATAGTTGTTAAAAGTGATATTCCTTTCTAATTAGTTCAGTTTATACAACATTATGTGATGATTCATTTGGTTTACAGATTCGTGACTACAGAACAGACTGGGACCTGAAAGTGAACCAACCTGTTGCTGGAAATTATTACCCAGTATGTTGTTTTTAATTAAGCCTATAAGTTTTTTGTATTGGGTGGTGCAGTACCTAATTCACTTTTTTGATAATAAGCTTTTCAGTTGTTGAAAATTCTGCTTGAAGATCTATTCTCCTGGTGAATTAAGTTTTGCATGATAATAAtggttttacaaataaattgaCTTCAATTTAATAATGAGGAACAAGTTTgagaaaatgttaaataaatCTGTTACTTGTGATCACATCTCTTTATAAAAGTAAACCTCTATTTGCTGCTCATATCTGAAGCAGCAGACAGTCTTTCTTCATAAACAGGACAAAACAAGTTTAAAGATAGAAAATTGAtggtttttttattccattctataatatatatattttcctggTCCTGGCACTTGCATTTTATTCATACTCACCTTCCTATGGTTTGGGCCCTTTTAGCACAATGACATTTAGAAACTTATTGCATTATTAATCCCTTCTTTGTCTTCACATATGATTCTATATACTCCCTTCAGATCAATCTTGGAATATACATACAAGATGATAAAACAGAGCTTTCAGTTTTAGTGGATCGATCTGTGGGTGGATCCAGCATCGCGGATGGACAAATAGAGCTGATGCTCCACAGGTACATTCTCACCTTCACAATTCATAATTGTCATTGGTTACCTGGTGATGAGTAAAAACTTCATGCATTATGTGAATCATAATTGAGAATCCTCTTATCATATAGGAGACTGCTACATGATGATTCTAAAGGCGTTGCAGAAGCTCTTAATGAAACAGTCTGTATCCATGATAAATGCACTGGACTAACAGTAAGCACATGTTACCCAGCTCTGGAACTCTTTCCAGGgcaatcttttttcttttttataccAGATTTGAATATTTCTTTTCCTGAAACCCTTACATTTTGCAGTTTAATTGTATAAATTTACTACTTGTTCTTCAAATAGTCatagatttattaaaaatgaaaaaccttACAGCTGCCTCTTACTTTCAACTGAAACAAAAACATTGTGATATTCTTGTTAGTGATACTTAACTATAGACTTTCCCTAGGTCAGTAGCTTActcaatgtattttttattatgcAATTTCTGGTCATGGAGATTTTGAGCTgtctattataaatttaaatgtcACCATATTCAAATTCGTCTTATGCGTTAGAAACAACTCTGTTACTTTCAGTCTGTTCCAGGACATTTTGGTTGAAAGGTTCCAATTTGGACATGTGTGTGTCGGTGGGTGGGGACAGGATGGCCCTATCTTCTATATCAAGTTGTATGCCAGAAGGTTTGGACCTGTCCTCATTCTGTCTGGAATTGATGGTATCAGATGGTATGGAGATGTATCTGGAGCTGGCAGTTCATCTTTTTTCTCTAGTCTGGTGATTTTCATCTTCTAGGTCTTTTAAGATCAAGTTACCGTTTCTTCTTCCAATATGAGAATCTTACTATTTCAATCTGATTCTATGGAAAAAGAGGAAAGACGCAGAGGGtggaaaattcttttaaaattggaCTTGTGTGGAGCTTTGGTCCTGGTGAATAATATGGGGATCCTGTAGTTAAACTGAATGATATTAGGGCATTAGGGGTTATTTCTACTAATTCTGTATTTAAGTACTAAAACTGTTCCTGAATGATTCATTAGATATGGAATGCAGTCAAACCATTTTATATACATTGTGATGGACCTGTTTTTGGGTTGTGCTCCCTCTTTTGTTAGGGgcctttaattaaatatttctttgCAATCAGAATATACACAACCAGTGATGGACCGAAAATGGAATACTGGGACCCTTTAACAGTGTTTTCCACTTCAATTGAAAGTACTCAAAACACTAATCAAAATGGAACTATTAGCTTTGATGAAAGGTGTGATAATTTTGTCAATGTGAAGAATAACCTATAATCTCCTGCATACTCAATTAACTTTTGCAGATCcaaggaaaattttatttcagaaTCGACCCCCTAGGGGAGGGTGCTAAGTGGCGTCGTTCAGCTGGCCAAGAGATATATTCTCCATTTCTGTTAGCCTTCACTGAAGAGGTAAAACAAGCTATTGAAGTACATGTGTTTCTAGTCATGTGCATTAGTTACataattaatttcctttttgcAGGATGGAGATAACTGGATGAGTTCTCATGTACCCACATTTTCAGGAATTGATCCCTCCTACAGTTTGCCTGATAATGTTGCTCTTATAACTCTCCAGGTACATGAAGCTTCATCTTTGTGCAAGAGAggcttatgtttggtttcattattgttttctttgaataagaaaagtaagaaaagaaaaagtcttCTAGGAGAAATTTTTACCTAAATGGCTAGGTACATAACAGGACTACCAATTCATGTATACATGCttcttggttttcttttatttcctcctCTCTTTTTTTCACCTTTAAAGTTTCATTGTCCTGGACCATGCAGGAGCTTGATGATGGAAAAGTTCTCCTTCGGTTAGCACATTTATTTGAggttttatttcctttcttacTCCATTCAATTGTTGCAAGGAGCATTATTTCTGAGCTTTCATTGTATGAAGTTAATTTGTTTTTTGGTATTTCCAACTTTTATTTGTGCTACGTTTGGTTCTACAAAAGTACCActggaaaggaaaaaatagtaaggaaatgattttctcatatttgttttaccatgaaaaaatcaaatataactatTAGTTCAAAgcttatgaattttaaattatttaatcttgatataaaagaggaaaaatgtgaaatgagtttgaaaaaacatgtaaaagtaatttattgactttaaatctatttttattctccttaattttttttccttctattttttccttttgttctttcacatgcattttccctcaaattttcttataACCATAGGGTTAGTGGATAATGCTTGGAAACATAAATTCAAGTGTACTGCATTGCTTTACCTAAATTGCATGTGGGTCAATTGTGTCATCATTTTTAGGTTAATTTATGGTTTCATGgataattttctttgtttttattagtttttggcTAGTTTCTCCTGTTCCATAGCATTTCAAGGCTTCAAGCTTAGCTTCTAATACATTTATCAGAAGTTATCCTCTTTGTTTGAAGacttaattttccttttgtacTAGTGTTATTGTAATAAGCATGTGTGTGAAGAGTACATCAAACTTTCAGAGGACCTTTACTAAGCACAAGGGAGAGCTAAAGAATttgcaacccttcttcaagcgAGAATTAGATAAAAACCACACCGAGATGAGAGGCAGATCACTCCAAACTCAGCTCTTCATTGAAATACCTGTGATCGTTGTTAAGAAAGTGAAAAAGAGACTTTTTTTCATTGCTTCACTTCATACTAAGCCCAAAAACATGGTAGTTCCTGGTTTTTTCAAATGACAGTTTTTTTAATTCCCCTGAAATAGCCAATCTAGGTGGAGCTTACTAATGTAGGATGGAAGCAGTGGCAACATGTTGCTTTACTAACACCCGATATTAGTTATTGTTACTAAAACAGAGAAGCTATGTCCTTATCTCAAAgactttgaagtacttgctatgatgttcttttcttttatttttttgacaaatCAATTACTAAATTTGGCAGAATGTTTGTTGTGCACTTGAGCCCCGGGTATCATAGAGAAGAATTCTGTTTTTAGAAGTTAATCTGCTTTCCgtgaaatttttaattgtttttttttttctttttttttttctgtgtttGGCTTGAACTTGTGCAAAGATTGGGGAGGACAAAGATCTTTCTGTAATGTCCAGTGTAGAACTGAAAAAGCTGTTCCCTGGCAAGAAGGTAGAAGCAATGCACTCTAACCATCTATTGTTTTTTCAGCAACCATTCTGTTTTATCTAACAAAGTTCAGCTTTTTTCTTCACTTCAGATTAGCAAAGTGACAGAAATGAGCTTATCTGCCAATCAAGAACGAGAAGAAATGGAGCAAAAGAGACTGGTTTGGAAAGTCGAGGGCTCCCCTGAAAAAGAACCTGAGTTGGCAAGGGGAAGACCGGTTAATCCTACGAACCTGGTCGTGGAACTAGCTCCAATGGAAATCCGCACCTTTGTTATTGAAATCGGTTCCTTGCCTCTCAGGAAGTCGCAGATGCCTGAAGACGGGAGATATGCTGCATAAGATCCTAGCGAATTTGAGAAAGGGCCCGTGCCTCTTTGCGCTCATAATTTCATCTGAGCTTCCCCCCAGTTGTATTTTGAACTTCTGGCATAGTTCCTGAAATAACTCTATATCGTATGACAATTATCCATGAACGTAGATGACTTATCATGTTGGGAGGTTCCACTTCCATGTAAATATGATGCAACCGAATTATCTTGTGCTTGCATTCTCCACATGGAAATGAATTATGTTGTGTGCTCGACAAAGTCTCATTCCATTTTTGGGTTTTTCGCATCAGAAGGTTTTTAGAGCACAAAAGTTGGCCATGTGTGCTTTTGCAACCATCGACCACaagttttggttccaaaaatttGAAGTTGAAGGATGCTTAGCGGTTCGGGAGTCATTTTGGTTATGACTCTTTTATCAGCGCCACTTTTTGATAGTAGCATTTTCCATTATGGGTACTTCTAAATAAGATCACTTATTGCTGGGATATAACTAGAAAAAtgctttaataatatttttgatgATATATTGCTTAATAAAAATgctgttttttaaataatctttttaaaGTGATTCTTGTGATGATTTTCAGTGatcctttaaatttttaaaaatatattaggagtgagtttgataataattttatgaggcgtttttaattttttttaatatttaaaagataaaaaattttaagtattagaaatattaaaaacttttcttaaaatcattatcaaacaccctttaaatgtcaattttattttattttaataaaaaaatgcttttaagtATTAGGAAACACTTTGTGgtggttgttttttttatttaaagtgtgtttgataatgatttttaaaaatattttcggtttttctaatactttaaaatatttattttttaaatattaaaaatatttttcataattgtgccaaacatacttttaatttcaaatgaaattttaatataatatttaatagtattaagtattaaattatcaatttttgtaatactttatttttattaaacattaaaaaataaaaatttttaatatattactttttttgtttaaaaaaaaataaatattttgattttttctactcaatcaaaagtttattaaaaatcataaaaaattaaatggtttaaattctaaaagaaaattgcttttaaaaaaacacaaaagaaacaaacatcCTTCTATCTATTTCAAAATTACTTGCTAGCTacaaaaagattttgaaattggCTTTTAAGTGGTTTTAACTTCTTAAAAATCACTCTTAATTAAACAGACTTCAATACTTAAAATCACATGGTTCAGAATACGAACTTATGATGGCACCAATCTAACACTAAATTATGTTCATATTGTTGATTCCCTATCATTTTcggatttttttataaatattattaaaaaataattgtttgaaaaaaaaaaatacaatatttttttatcacaatattttattgtaatattgaaatcatttttcaaaaagaccaattctctttttttgttagcataaaattaattttttcaatagataaattcatttttttatatgaaagttaaaaaaatgttcaaaactCATTGCGGATATGGAGTTGTATGAATCGTAATCGTATGGTTCTGTGtagaatcaatcaatcaatataTTCCCAATGTCTAGTGGGAAAGAGGATCCAATTCCAATTaggaaaaaattattagactccatttcaattcttttttttaccCTTTAAAGGGAAgggcatttttgaaaataaggtgAACATCTAGATGTTATATTGTCAAAAGTGGATGTTCGGTCTAGATGCCCAGATACCCTTGGAAGTAGTGTAACGGGGACGGTGATTTTGGGCATAAAAAGGAGTTCGGAAGTTCAGAGGAGTCGTTGCTGAAACACGAAATCCGAGTTCCCCAAGTTCCTGCGCAAACTTTCATGTCCATCTTGCCCGCACAAAACCAAGGATCCACATCGTCTTCTTCGGCAGCTCCTTCTCAAAACCCTAATCTCGATCATGGAATCCTCTTTCAACCACACCCTTCACCTCTCTCTCGATCTCCGCCCTCTCTCCCCAGTCACGTGCAAAACCTTGCATCGCTTCACATCTCCGACTCCGAATCTTCAGTCGCTTCATCCGAAGACGTTTCAGGTGGTCttagttgaaaattttcacttGATCTTTGTTTTCTATGGTGATAGGAACCCTAGAATTTTGACATTAATTCTTAGTAGTTACAATTCTGCCATTGTAGTTACTTGCTGCAATGGCgggtttttttttaggaatctCGTACCTGCCGATTGATTTCTACAGAAGtggataaaaaagaaagaaaagtagtCATTTCCTATTATATTGCCCGttgtttttttccaaaaaattgaGAAACTTGATTTGGATTTGCTAATAGTTGTATTAGGCTGAATTAATCGAGCTTTGTTCTCTCAAATTCCCAGTTAACGAAGAATTGAaacttttgatttcttttttttacagTTCTCTAAACAGAAAAATGTAGCATCAGTTTCTTGCTAaatttccttgattttagctTCTGTAATTggtttcaaaatatatatagtttCTTTTTATATGCAATCATGTTTCTTTATTCGTTTTAGGTAAGAATCATTTGGTTCAATAGGATTTTATTGTTTGTAAGGTTGGTGCAGTTAACACTCACTAGGATGGGGAGAGCCAGGTATCATTAACTGGACTTATTTCTGACTCTATTTAGGACGTTGTTAAGTGGGGGGAGAATCGAATCAGAATGGAAGAGAACGGATTCAGACTGTGATTGTGAACATTTTTAAGAACAGGAGAAGGCTCTTACCTTGCATTCAATGTATTCAGAGGAAGACTGCTTTCTGTTTCAGAGCAACCTCCAGGGGAGCTCATTGATCACGATAAAAATGCACTTTGGAAGGATGGGCATTGGAGTTCTTTGGTGAAGTGCTCGTTTTCTTGggacaggaaaaaaaaaaagaataagaaaagaaaaagaaaaattatccaAGAAGAAAATTGATGCCCTGAATGTGTCAGAAATTGTTATTCTTTTTGGTAACATATAAAGCAGCTAAAAGCCAAGGAGTATTTCAAGGAGCTGTTGTGTGCCTCCTCAAATGGTTCTATGTTTACTAAAAATGCTTGTGGATGGTTAGTTCTCTTCTCTGCTGTGTTGAATAAGACAGTTCTCTTCTCAGCTGAGTTGAATAAGACACTAGAGGTAGTCCTTGTTTTGCCTGATTTTCCATACTTCAAAGTACTTGAAATAGAGAAGTACAAGAAAGAACCCTAAAACCCAAGGATCCAAGAATGAAAAAAGAGCCCAACAAGGAAAGTCCAAAAGAAGATACATTTTGTGGAGGCATGAAATTCCCAACAAACTCCTCTAGCACAGAGGCACCTTGCTTAGCAAACTAATTTTCTGCTTGGATGACTGATCTATGTGCCAAAGAGAAGGAATGATCCACCACTTAGACTTAATATTATCAGGATCTACACATCCAATCTCCAGGGACTGGTTTTCTCCTAAGAAACCCAAGAGGGATAAGTAATCCTTCAAAGATGCACAAAAGAAGGTAGTAAGCACCCAAGAAACAGAACCATCAAAACTAGCCCCTCCTCATAAAAACACTCTTATATATAGGAGAACATCATTGGACACGTAAGGGGGGAgaaaatctccaacaaagaagaCCAAATGCATTTGCTCCTTGTTTAACTAacaaatttgagaaattaaaagCCTTTAAAAGGTGTAGAACAATCAGATCAAGCTATCTAATATTCCTTTATGTGCATTTGTTGATTGTACTAGCGTGTATGAAGAAGATCATTTTATGTCTATGATAGGCTTTGCAAATTGGTTGAGTTCGAagtaaagagagagagagttttttttttttttttttttctttcttcctttttgttgACTTGTTTGTGCTAAATGTATAGATTGTGTATATCTTTTTGCGCTTTTTTCAGCTGctttatttataaatacttATTCttgtttgcctttttttttttttaaaaaaaggaaaaaccctCAAAAACTCTTTCCTGTGCTCTCTCTAGATTTGGGCTAgaaaatttttagtttataCCTATATgtctattgaaattttttttgatgggTTGGACTCTTTTGATGTGAGAAAGGTGTTCTTTTGTTAATCTCTTCATCTCATTGCATTTTTGGCACCTCTACATACTGCACATGTACTTTAGTGCCCCCTTTTTTTATTACGCAATGTTAATAATATTCTTTcttgcctataaaaaaataataattcctCCTTGCTTGAAGAACTAGTTAGGTTGCATGGATGGAGCTTTATTTAAGGGAGAAACCAATGACTATTATTGTGTGAGAGGCTAGCCATGCTAATGAGGGCCATATTTCCAAAAATGGATAATGGGAGGATTAATTTGAAATTACTCTTGACACTCAACTAAGTGGTAGGGAGGTTTTGGGTTAAAGTGTCCACCAATAGCGTTAAAAgtataactaaaataaaaaagagaaggaGATGCTTGTGAGGTTGGACTAAAGTGGCAAGGGATGGGATAGGGATGTGGAGAGTTTCAAGTTTCGTTCTCCCAAATAGGGGAAGAAGAAAATGTT
It contains:
- the LOC100244533 gene encoding probable alpha-mannosidase At5g13980 isoform X2, with amino-acid sequence MEISLFFVLLLAGIFHAESKFMVYDTSPRLVPGKINVHLVAHTHDDVGWLKTVDQYYVGSNNSIQGACVENVLDSMVTALLADKNRKFIYVEQAFFQRWWRDQSETVQGIVKQLVRSGQLEFILNVGIIWTGFLFVWDCRNGGMCMHDEAATHYIDMVDQTTLGHRFLKKEFGVTPRIGWQIDPFGHSAVQAYLLGAEVGFDALYFGRIDYQDRDKRKGEKSLEVVWRASRNFDASAQIFAGAFPENYEPPPGGFYFEVNDDSPIVQDDINLFDYNVQDRVNDFVAAAVSQANITRTNHIMWTMGTDFKYQYAHTWFRQMDKLIHYVNKDGRVNALYSTPSIYTDAKFATNESWPIKTDDFFPYADSANAYWTGYFTSRPAIKRYVRMMSGYYLAARQLEFFKGRSDSGPTTDALADALAIAQHHDAVTGTEKQHVASDYAKRLSMGYDKAEELVAASLACLAESMPSAGCGNPTTKFQQCALLNISYCPPSEIDLSHGKKLIVVVYNSLGWKRDDVIRIPVINEDVTVHDSNGKMIESQILPLVNAHVGMRNYYVKAYLGKTPSEAPKYWLAFSASVPPLGFSTYTISRAERTASTLTTSSVFTPRAMETSTVEVGQGNLRLTFSADVGKMTHYTNSRSLVKEPVQLSYSFYTGNDGSDKDPQASGAYIFRPNRTFVIKPEEESPLTVMRGPLLDEVHQRINPWIYQVTRLYKGKEHAEVEFAVGPIPIDDGIGKEVATQITTTMATNKTFYTDSNGRDFIKRIRDYRTDWDLKVNQPVAGNYYPINLGIYIQDDKTELSVLVDRSVGGSSIADGQIELMLHRRLLHDDSKGVAEALNETVCIHDKCTGLTIQGKFYFRIDPLGEGAKWRRSAGQEIYSPFLLAFTEEDGDNWMSSHVPTFSGIDPSYSLPDNVALITLQELDDGKVLLRLAHLFEIGEDKDLSVMSSVELKKLFPGKKISKVTEMSLSANQEREEMEQKRLVWKVEGSPEKEPELARGRPVNPTNLVVELAPMEIRTFVIEIGSLPLRKSQMPEDGRYAA